The proteins below are encoded in one region of Cololabis saira isolate AMF1-May2022 chromosome 11, fColSai1.1, whole genome shotgun sequence:
- the LOC133454883 gene encoding pro-neuregulin-1, membrane-bound isoform-like isoform X1: MTEGMEDVSAGPAPSPVRSPLDNGPVPEGKPEKPEEKPEETGETGETGETEAAGESGDEGVKGIAEGVDGDEEDERAGPLGIVALPGACCVCVEMEQINHCLHSEKICILPILACLLSLALCTAGVKWVFVDKIFEYEPPTHLDPKPIGQDPIIISVDPALGITVSIPHSASSSTSVSLTTTIAITPGRPEVVVEEESRPPSSPRLTYPPVTVKYNHPTVAKQTTRPKTTQEINSIVQTISTTTTARATRTSSHITRCSDGQKNYCVNGGECFTLEIMPGSTKFLCRCLTGFTGQRCEQAVLNKVSKQAEELYQKRILTITGICIALLVVGIMCVVAYCKTKKQRKKLQERLRRSQRNKRKTKTGNGSNPGNGSNPGNGSNRRTSTAGRRTSSLPLQELKQNNPCNGTAMQPETEETESTFPSSKYTPGIEPTTFTHVSQRFESSTKSLTGLCSESETLATSPGSPTTPGSPTTPGSPETPGFSPSETSAPPTSLAISVDEDDRPLLPTNPFRPHSAAVAAGC, translated from the exons ATGACCGAGGGAATGGAGGACGTCTCTGCAGGGCCGGCTCCCTCCCCCGTTCGCTCTCCTCTCGATAACGGGCCGGTCCCAGAGGGGAAACCCGAGAAACCGGAGGAGAAACCGGAggagacgggggagacgggggagacgggggagacggAGGCAGCTGGCGAGAGCGGGGACGAGGGCGTTAAGGGAATTGCAGAGGGAGTTGACGGCGACGAAGAGGACGAGCGCGCGGGGCCTTTGGGAATCGTGGCCTTGCCCGGCGCCTGCTGCGTCTGCGTAGAGATGGAACAGATCAACCACTGCCTCCACTCCGAGAAAATCTGCATCCTGCCCATCCTGGCCTGCCTGCTTAGCTTAGCGCTGTGCACGGCCGGCGTCAAGTGGGTGTTCGTGGACAAGATCTTCGAGTACGAGCCGCCCACTCACCTAGACCCCAAACCCATCGGCCAGGACCCCATCATCATCTCGGTCGACCCCGCGCTGGGAATCACCGTCTCGATCCCTCACTCGGCTTCGTCCTCCACCTCCGTGTCGCTGACGACCACCATCGCCATCACCCCGGGACGGCCCGAGGTCGTCGTGGAGGAGGAATCTCGTCCTCCGTCATCTCCCCGACTGACGTATCCGCCCGTGACCGTCAAGTACAATCACCCGACCGTCGCCAAGCAGACGACCCGGCCGAAAACCACGCAGGAGATAAACAGCATCGTCCAAACCATCT CGACGACCACCACGGCCAGGGCGACCAGGACGTCCAGCCACATCACGCGCTGCAGCGACGGACAGAAAAACTACTGCGTTAACGGAGGAGAATGTTTCACCCTGGAGATCATGCCGGGAAGTACAAAGTTCCTCTGCAG GTGCTTGACCGGATTCACCGGGCAGCGATGTGAACAAGCTGTACTTAACAAAGTCTCAAAAC AAGCGGAGGAGCTGTATCAAAAAcgtattttaacaataacaggAATCTGCATTGCCCTCCTAGTCGTTGGAATCATGTGTGTGGTCGCCTACTGCAAAACAAA GAAGCAGAGGAAGAAACTCCAAGAGCGCCTGAGACGGAGTCAGAGGAACAAGAGAAAGACTAAAACCGGTAACGGTTCTAATCCCGGTAACGGTTCTAATCCCGGTAACGGTTCCAACCGACGAACCTCGACCGCAGGACGTCGGACTTCCAGTCTTCCTCTCCAAGAGCTGAAGCAAAACAAT CCATGTAACGGGACGGCAATGCAGCCTGAAACTGAAGAGACGGAATCAACTTTCCCCTCGAGCAAATACACGCCTGGaatcgaacccacaaccttcaCCCACGTCAGCCAAAG ATTTGAATCTTCAACCAAAAGCCTGACTGGACTGTGTTCCGAGTCGGAGACGTTAGCCACGAGTCCGGGATCTCCCACGACGCCGGGATCTCCCACGACGCCGGGATCTCCCGAGACGCCGGGATTTTCTCCGTCCGAGACGTCGGCGCCGCCGACCAGTCTGGCGATCTCCGTGGACGAGGACGACCGGCCGTTGCTGCCGACGAACCCGTTCCGGCCGCACAGTGCAGCAG TAGCGGCGGGATGCTAA
- the LOC133454883 gene encoding pro-neuregulin-1, membrane-bound isoform-like isoform X2, with translation MTEGMEDVSAGPAPSPVRSPLDNGPVPEGKPEKPEEKPEETGETGETGETEAAGESGDEGVKGIAEGVDGDEEDERAGPLGIVALPGACCVCVEMEQINHCLHSEKICILPILACLLSLALCTAGVKWVFVDKIFEYEPPTHLDPKPIGQDPIIISVDPALGITVSIPHSASSSTSVSLTTTIAITPGRPEVVVEEESRPPSSPRLTYPPVTVKYNHPTVAKQTTRPKTTQEINSIVQTISTTTTARATRTSSHITRCSDGQKNYCVNGGECFTLEIMPGSTKFLCRCPNEFTGDRCQNYVMASFYKAEELYQKRILTITGICIALLVVGIMCVVAYCKTKKQRKKLQERLRRSQRNKRKTKTGNGSNPGNGSNPGNGSNRRTSTAGRRTSSLPLQELKQNNPCNGTAMQPETEETESTFPSSKYTPGIEPTTFTHVSQRFESSTKSLTGLCSESETLATSPGSPTTPGSPTTPGSPETPGFSPSETSAPPTSLAISVDEDDRPLLPTNPFRPHSAAVAAGC, from the exons ATGACCGAGGGAATGGAGGACGTCTCTGCAGGGCCGGCTCCCTCCCCCGTTCGCTCTCCTCTCGATAACGGGCCGGTCCCAGAGGGGAAACCCGAGAAACCGGAGGAGAAACCGGAggagacgggggagacgggggagacgggggagacggAGGCAGCTGGCGAGAGCGGGGACGAGGGCGTTAAGGGAATTGCAGAGGGAGTTGACGGCGACGAAGAGGACGAGCGCGCGGGGCCTTTGGGAATCGTGGCCTTGCCCGGCGCCTGCTGCGTCTGCGTAGAGATGGAACAGATCAACCACTGCCTCCACTCCGAGAAAATCTGCATCCTGCCCATCCTGGCCTGCCTGCTTAGCTTAGCGCTGTGCACGGCCGGCGTCAAGTGGGTGTTCGTGGACAAGATCTTCGAGTACGAGCCGCCCACTCACCTAGACCCCAAACCCATCGGCCAGGACCCCATCATCATCTCGGTCGACCCCGCGCTGGGAATCACCGTCTCGATCCCTCACTCGGCTTCGTCCTCCACCTCCGTGTCGCTGACGACCACCATCGCCATCACCCCGGGACGGCCCGAGGTCGTCGTGGAGGAGGAATCTCGTCCTCCGTCATCTCCCCGACTGACGTATCCGCCCGTGACCGTCAAGTACAATCACCCGACCGTCGCCAAGCAGACGACCCGGCCGAAAACCACGCAGGAGATAAACAGCATCGTCCAAACCATCT CGACGACCACCACGGCCAGGGCGACCAGGACGTCCAGCCACATCACGCGCTGCAGCGACGGACAGAAAAACTACTGCGTTAACGGAGGAGAATGTTTCACCCTGGAGATCATGCCGGGAAGTACAAAGTTCCTCTGCAG GTGTCCAAATGAATTTACTGGTGATCGCTGCCAAAACTATGTAATGGCCAGTTTTTACA AAGCGGAGGAGCTGTATCAAAAAcgtattttaacaataacaggAATCTGCATTGCCCTCCTAGTCGTTGGAATCATGTGTGTGGTCGCCTACTGCAAAACAAA GAAGCAGAGGAAGAAACTCCAAGAGCGCCTGAGACGGAGTCAGAGGAACAAGAGAAAGACTAAAACCGGTAACGGTTCTAATCCCGGTAACGGTTCTAATCCCGGTAACGGTTCCAACCGACGAACCTCGACCGCAGGACGTCGGACTTCCAGTCTTCCTCTCCAAGAGCTGAAGCAAAACAAT CCATGTAACGGGACGGCAATGCAGCCTGAAACTGAAGAGACGGAATCAACTTTCCCCTCGAGCAAATACACGCCTGGaatcgaacccacaaccttcaCCCACGTCAGCCAAAG ATTTGAATCTTCAACCAAAAGCCTGACTGGACTGTGTTCCGAGTCGGAGACGTTAGCCACGAGTCCGGGATCTCCCACGACGCCGGGATCTCCCACGACGCCGGGATCTCCCGAGACGCCGGGATTTTCTCCGTCCGAGACGTCGGCGCCGCCGACCAGTCTGGCGATCTCCGTGGACGAGGACGACCGGCCGTTGCTGCCGACGAACCCGTTCCGGCCGCACAGTGCAGCAG TAGCGGCGGGATGCTAA
- the LOC133454883 gene encoding pro-neuregulin-1, membrane-bound isoform-like isoform X3 — protein sequence MTEGMEDVSAGPAPSPVRSPLDNGPVPEGKPEKPEEKPEETGETGETGETEAAGESGDEGVKGIAEGVDGDEEDERAGPLGIVALPGACCVCVEMEQINHCLHSEKICILPILACLLSLALCTAGVKWVFVDKIFEYEPPTHLDPKPIGQDPIIISVDPALGITVSIPHSASSSTSVSLTTTIAITPGRPEVVVEEESRPPSSPRLTYPPVTVKYNHPTVAKQTTRPKTTQEINSIVQTISTTTTARATRTSSHITRCSDGQKNYCVNGGECFTLEIMPGSTKFLCRCPNEFTGDRCQNYVMASFYIVGIMCVVAYCKTKKQRKKLQERLRRSQRNKRKTKTGNGSNPGNGSNPGNGSNRRTSTAGRRTSSLPLQELKQNNPCNGTAMQPETEETESTFPSSKYTPGIEPTTFTHVSQRFESSTKSLTGLCSESETLATSPGSPTTPGSPTTPGSPETPGFSPSETSAPPTSLAISVDEDDRPLLPTNPFRPHSAAVAAGC from the exons ATGACCGAGGGAATGGAGGACGTCTCTGCAGGGCCGGCTCCCTCCCCCGTTCGCTCTCCTCTCGATAACGGGCCGGTCCCAGAGGGGAAACCCGAGAAACCGGAGGAGAAACCGGAggagacgggggagacgggggagacgggggagacggAGGCAGCTGGCGAGAGCGGGGACGAGGGCGTTAAGGGAATTGCAGAGGGAGTTGACGGCGACGAAGAGGACGAGCGCGCGGGGCCTTTGGGAATCGTGGCCTTGCCCGGCGCCTGCTGCGTCTGCGTAGAGATGGAACAGATCAACCACTGCCTCCACTCCGAGAAAATCTGCATCCTGCCCATCCTGGCCTGCCTGCTTAGCTTAGCGCTGTGCACGGCCGGCGTCAAGTGGGTGTTCGTGGACAAGATCTTCGAGTACGAGCCGCCCACTCACCTAGACCCCAAACCCATCGGCCAGGACCCCATCATCATCTCGGTCGACCCCGCGCTGGGAATCACCGTCTCGATCCCTCACTCGGCTTCGTCCTCCACCTCCGTGTCGCTGACGACCACCATCGCCATCACCCCGGGACGGCCCGAGGTCGTCGTGGAGGAGGAATCTCGTCCTCCGTCATCTCCCCGACTGACGTATCCGCCCGTGACCGTCAAGTACAATCACCCGACCGTCGCCAAGCAGACGACCCGGCCGAAAACCACGCAGGAGATAAACAGCATCGTCCAAACCATCT CGACGACCACCACGGCCAGGGCGACCAGGACGTCCAGCCACATCACGCGCTGCAGCGACGGACAGAAAAACTACTGCGTTAACGGAGGAGAATGTTTCACCCTGGAGATCATGCCGGGAAGTACAAAGTTCCTCTGCAG GTGTCCAAATGAATTTACTGGTGATCGCTGCCAAAACTATGTAATGGCCAGTTTTTACA TCGTTGGAATCATGTGTGTGGTCGCCTACTGCAAAACAAA GAAGCAGAGGAAGAAACTCCAAGAGCGCCTGAGACGGAGTCAGAGGAACAAGAGAAAGACTAAAACCGGTAACGGTTCTAATCCCGGTAACGGTTCTAATCCCGGTAACGGTTCCAACCGACGAACCTCGACCGCAGGACGTCGGACTTCCAGTCTTCCTCTCCAAGAGCTGAAGCAAAACAAT CCATGTAACGGGACGGCAATGCAGCCTGAAACTGAAGAGACGGAATCAACTTTCCCCTCGAGCAAATACACGCCTGGaatcgaacccacaaccttcaCCCACGTCAGCCAAAG ATTTGAATCTTCAACCAAAAGCCTGACTGGACTGTGTTCCGAGTCGGAGACGTTAGCCACGAGTCCGGGATCTCCCACGACGCCGGGATCTCCCACGACGCCGGGATCTCCCGAGACGCCGGGATTTTCTCCGTCCGAGACGTCGGCGCCGCCGACCAGTCTGGCGATCTCCGTGGACGAGGACGACCGGCCGTTGCTGCCGACGAACCCGTTCCGGCCGCACAGTGCAGCAG TAGCGGCGGGATGCTAA